A DNA window from Pleurodeles waltl isolate 20211129_DDA chromosome 12, aPleWal1.hap1.20221129, whole genome shotgun sequence contains the following coding sequences:
- the SF3B4 gene encoding splicing factor 3B subunit 4, with the protein MAAGPISERNQDATVYVGGLDEKVSEPLLWELFLQAGPVVNTHMPKDRVTGQHQGYGFVEFLSEEDADYAIKIMNMIKLYGKPIRVNKASAHNKNLDVGANIFIGNLDPEIDEKLLYDTFSAFGVILQTPKIMRDPDTGNSKGYAFINFASFDASDAAIEAMNGQYLCNRPITVSYAFKKDSKGERHGSAAERLLAAQNPLSQADRPHQLFADAPPPPSVPTPIVTSLGQGTVTPVGIPTLGTFPPPVPPPGAMPPGLPPALPPMPLPQASTAPGPVTTVAPVQTHPQVPHHFQPGGIPPPGMPPMQVQHHRPPGMQQHHPAPPGSAAQVPPRPPHGMPHPGPPPMGMPPRGPHFGTPMGHPGMPPHGMRGPPPLMPPHAFNGPPRPPPYGYRGGPIPPPRPVQRPLVPMRGPMPQ; encoded by the exons ATGGCGGCCGGGCCTATTTCAGAGCGAAATCAGG ATGCTACTGTGTACGTTGGTGGCCTCGATGAGAAAGTGAGTGAACCTCTTTTATGGGAGCTGTTTCTTCAAGCTGGACCGGTGGTCAACACACACATGCCCAAGGACAGGGTTACAGGCCAACATCAAG GTTATGGATTTGTGGAATTCCTTAGTGAAGAAGATGCAGACTATGCTATTAAAATTATGAACATGATAAAACTATATGGCAAACCAATTCGGGTAAACAAGGCCTCAGCGCACAACAAGAATTTGGACGTTGGGGCCAACATCTTCATTGGCAACCTGGATCCTGAAATAGATGAGAAGCTGTTATATGACACATTCAGCGCCTTTGGTGTCATTCTGCAGACCCCCAAAATCATGAGGGACCCGGACACTGGCAATTCCAAGGGCTACGCCTTCATTAACTTTGCAAGTTTTGATGCCTCTGATGCTGCCATTGAGGCTATGAATGGACAGTACCTCTGCAATCGTCCCATCACAGTGTCCTACGCCTTCAAGAAGGATTCCAAGGGAGAGCGGCATGGCTCTGCTGCAGAGCGACTGCTGGCAGCACAGAATCCCCTGTCACAGGCTGACCGTCCTCATCAGCTGTTTGCAGatgcccctcctcctccctctgtgcCAACACCCATTGTTACATCCTTGGGACAGGGTACAGTCACTCCAGTGG GTATTCCGACCCTTGGAACCTTCCCGCCGCCTGTGCCGCCCCCTGGTGCAATGCCCCCTGGCCTGCCTCCAGCACTTCCACCAATGCCTTTGCCGCAGGCTTCCACTGCACCTGGCCCAGTGACCACAGTCGCTCCTGTACAGACTCATCCTCAAGTCCCACATCATTTCCAGCCAGGAGGGATCCCACCGCCTG GTATGCCACCAATGCAAGTTCAGCATCATCGCCCTCCGGGGATGCAGCAACATCACCCAGCGCCACCGGGTTCAGCAGCACAGGTGCCGCCTCGCCCTCCTCATGGAATGccacatcctggaccccctccGATGGGCATGCCTCCCAGAGGCCCGCACTTTGGCACTCCAATGG GACACCCTGGTATGCCGCCACATGGAATGCGTGGCCCACCCCCGCTAATGCCACCACATGCCTTCAATGGACCACCAAGGCCACCACCATATGGTTACCGGGGAGGACCCATCCCCCCTCCGCGACCAGTGCAGCGACCGCTAGTCCCAATGAGGGGACCCATGCCGCAGTGA